One Leclercia pneumoniae genomic region harbors:
- the sad gene encoding succinate-semialdehyde dehydrogenase: MNYSSATHAFSVNPTTGETLARWPWATAFDVETAIANADVGYRQWRTVPLANRAQLLRDLGAALRQHGEEMAQIIVREMGKPLVQARGEVAKSASLCDWYADHGPAMLSPEATQVEKAVIEYRPLGPILAVMPWNFPLWQVLRGAVPIILAGNSYLLKHAPNVLGCADLIARIFTAAGFPQGVFAQINATNEGVSQAINDRRIAAVTVTGSVRAGAAIGAQAGAALKKCVLELGGSDPFIVLNDADLDLAVKAAVAGRYQNTGQVCAAAKRFIVEAGIAGAFTERFVAATAALKMGAPEQEETFIGPMARYDLRDELHQQVQASLAEGATLLLGGEKIAGEGNYYAPTVLGNVTPAMTAFRQELFGPVAAITVANDAAHALALANDSDFGLSATVFTTSDATAQQFADGLECGGVFINGFSASDARVAFGGVKKSGFGRELSHFGLHEFCNVQTVWRDRL, encoded by the coding sequence ATGAACTACTCCTCAGCTACTCATGCTTTTTCGGTCAATCCGACGACCGGTGAAACCCTTGCCCGCTGGCCGTGGGCCACGGCGTTTGATGTTGAGACGGCGATCGCCAATGCTGATGTGGGCTACCGCCAGTGGCGTACCGTACCGCTGGCCAATCGCGCGCAGCTTCTGCGGGATCTCGGCGCGGCACTGCGCCAGCACGGCGAAGAGATGGCCCAGATCATTGTCCGTGAGATGGGCAAACCTCTTGTTCAGGCGCGGGGCGAAGTGGCGAAATCCGCCAGCCTTTGCGACTGGTATGCCGATCACGGTCCGGCGATGCTGAGCCCGGAAGCCACGCAGGTGGAAAAAGCGGTCATTGAGTACCGTCCCCTGGGGCCGATTCTGGCGGTGATGCCGTGGAACTTCCCGCTGTGGCAGGTATTACGCGGCGCGGTACCGATTATTCTTGCCGGTAACAGCTATCTGTTAAAACATGCGCCCAACGTGCTGGGATGCGCGGATCTGATCGCCCGGATATTTACCGCCGCCGGCTTCCCGCAGGGGGTATTCGCCCAGATCAACGCCACCAACGAAGGGGTGAGCCAGGCGATTAACGATCGGCGTATCGCCGCCGTGACCGTCACCGGTAGCGTACGCGCCGGGGCCGCCATCGGCGCCCAGGCCGGGGCGGCGCTGAAAAAATGCGTGCTGGAGCTGGGCGGTTCCGATCCCTTTATCGTGCTTAACGATGCCGATCTGGATCTGGCGGTCAAAGCGGCGGTCGCGGGGCGTTATCAGAACACCGGGCAGGTCTGCGCCGCCGCCAAACGATTTATTGTGGAAGCAGGCATTGCCGGGGCCTTTACCGAGCGCTTCGTCGCCGCTACCGCCGCACTGAAGATGGGCGCGCCGGAGCAGGAAGAGACCTTTATCGGGCCGATGGCGCGTTATGATCTGCGTGATGAACTGCATCAGCAGGTTCAGGCCTCCCTGGCCGAAGGGGCGACGTTGCTGCTTGGCGGCGAGAAAATAGCGGGCGAGGGCAACTATTATGCGCCAACCGTACTGGGTAACGTTACGCCTGCAATGACCGCGTTTCGCCAGGAGCTGTTCGGGCCGGTTGCGGCCATCACCGTGGCGAACGATGCCGCCCATGCCCTGGCGCTGGCTAACGACAGTGATTTTGGCTTGTCGGCAACGGTCTTCACCACCAGCGATGCCACCGCGCAGCAGTTTGCGGATGGGCTGGAGTGCGGCGGGGTGTTTATCAACGGCTTTAGCGCCAGCGATGCCCGCGTAGCGTTCGGTGGGGTGAAAAAGAGCGGTTTCGGTCGCGAGCTGTCCCACTTTGGTCTGCATGAGTTCTGTAACGTGCAGACAGTGTGGAGAGATCGTCTGTAA
- a CDS encoding sensor domain-containing diguanylate cyclase, translating into MKPPIFPANEAERLASLRDSGLVEANLHPTCDRLTRLAKRLFDVPMAMVNLVGEHTVLVKSAAGMSEAAQPRNISFCGHTILSSSALIVPDTLKDERFLDNPLVTDDPPVRFYAGYPLSLPNGAVVGALCLLDNRPRQFSEQDIASLRDLAALAEVEFSAVSSAITDDLTGLYNRRGFHHMATWGINNARRRAEPLTLAWLDLDRFKQINDRYGHADGDAALKAMADLLKATFREADVLARYGGDEFAILFTNSDEKGAWIAMQFLTEQAAVWNEHAQHPWALSFSWGVSEFDHDRDDLHSWLRTADEKMYSMKQQRGTGRVT; encoded by the coding sequence ATGAAACCACCCATATTCCCTGCCAACGAAGCGGAGCGTCTTGCATCGCTGCGCGATTCAGGTCTCGTTGAGGCCAATTTACACCCTACCTGCGATCGATTGACCAGGCTGGCAAAACGGTTATTTGATGTGCCCATGGCGATGGTGAATCTGGTGGGCGAGCATACCGTCCTGGTGAAGTCGGCCGCGGGCATGTCCGAGGCTGCCCAGCCACGGAACATCTCTTTTTGCGGGCATACCATTCTTTCATCCTCGGCGCTGATCGTGCCCGACACTCTGAAAGATGAACGTTTCCTCGATAACCCCCTGGTAACCGATGACCCGCCGGTCCGCTTTTATGCCGGTTATCCTCTCAGCCTGCCGAACGGGGCGGTCGTAGGTGCTTTGTGCCTGCTGGACAACCGGCCGCGGCAGTTTAGCGAACAGGATATCGCCAGTCTGCGTGACCTGGCGGCGCTGGCTGAAGTGGAGTTTTCAGCCGTCAGTTCGGCCATCACCGACGACCTGACCGGGCTCTATAACCGCCGTGGCTTCCACCATATGGCGACCTGGGGTATCAATAATGCCCGTCGTCGCGCCGAACCCCTGACGCTGGCCTGGCTCGATCTGGATCGTTTTAAGCAGATCAACGATCGTTATGGTCATGCGGATGGCGATGCGGCCTTGAAGGCCATGGCCGATTTGCTGAAAGCCACCTTCCGGGAGGCCGACGTGCTGGCGCGCTATGGTGGAGATGAGTTCGCCATTCTCTTTACCAACAGTGATGAGAAGGGCGCCTGGATTGCAATGCAGTTTCTAACGGAACAGGCGGCAGTCTGGAATGAGCACGCCCAGCACCCGTGGGCGCTCTCCTTCTCGTGGGGGGTGAGCGAGTTTGATCACGATCGCGATGACCTACATAGCTGGTTACGCACCGCCGATGAGAAGATGTACTCCATGAAACAGCAGCGCGGTACCGGGCGCGTAACATAA
- the glsB gene encoding glutaminase B, with protein sequence MLEEILAQVRPLLGQGKVADYIPALASVKGNKLGIAICTLDGQQFQAGDATERFSIQSISKVLSLVAAMRQYDEHEIWQRVGKDPSGQPFNSLLQLEMEQGKPRNPFINAGALVVCDMLQSRLSAPRQRMLEIVRQLSGQSDITYDTTVARSEFEHAARNAAIAWLMKSFGNFHNDVTTVLQNYFHYCALRMNCVELARTFLFLAHQGSAPHLGQEVVSPLQARQINALMATSGMYQNAGEFAWRVGLPAKSGVGGGVVAIVPHEMAIAVWSPELDETGNSLAGVAALEQLTHQLGRSVY encoded by the coding sequence ATGCTGGAAGAGATTCTGGCGCAGGTGCGCCCATTACTGGGGCAGGGTAAGGTAGCTGATTACATCCCGGCGCTGGCCTCGGTAAAGGGCAATAAGCTCGGCATCGCCATCTGCACCCTCGACGGACAGCAGTTTCAGGCCGGGGATGCCACCGAACGCTTCTCAATCCAGTCGATCTCCAAGGTGCTAAGCCTCGTAGCGGCCATGCGCCAGTACGACGAGCACGAGATCTGGCAACGCGTGGGAAAAGATCCCTCCGGACAGCCCTTCAACTCGCTACTCCAGCTTGAGATGGAACAGGGAAAACCGCGCAATCCCTTCATTAACGCCGGGGCGCTGGTGGTGTGCGATATGCTGCAAAGCCGCCTCAGCGCGCCGCGTCAGCGGATGCTGGAAATTGTGCGCCAGCTCAGCGGCCAGTCGGATATCACCTACGACACCACCGTGGCCCGTTCGGAGTTTGAACACGCGGCGCGCAATGCCGCCATCGCCTGGCTGATGAAGTCGTTTGGCAATTTCCACAACGACGTGACCACCGTTTTGCAAAACTATTTCCACTACTGCGCGCTGCGGATGAACTGCGTAGAGCTGGCGCGCACCTTCCTGTTTCTGGCCCACCAGGGTTCGGCTCCCCATCTGGGGCAGGAGGTGGTGTCACCGCTACAGGCACGGCAGATTAACGCCCTGATGGCGACCAGCGGCATGTATCAAAATGCCGGGGAGTTTGCCTGGCGCGTGGGGCTGCCGGCAAAATCGGGCGTGGGTGGCGGCGTGGTAGCGATTGTTCCCCATGAGATGGCCATTGCCGTCTGGAGCCCCGAACTGGACGAGACGGGTAATTCACTGGCGGGGGTCGCGGCACTGGAGCAGCTCACCCACCAACTGGGGCGTTCTGTATACTAA
- a CDS encoding GGDEF domain-containing protein has product MSASPFFRFTFFAKNNPLRNAVWIFLLTTLFYFIGAKLRLIEALSVFWPLNGVMAGIFARYIYLNRLRYYAISYVAMMGYDAITTNWGIASLVINLSNMAFIVTLALLVIRDKRLNKGTPDPLNALRLFGYCLVAALFCALIGAAGAVGIASQTFWPSVADWFSEQFSTGVLIVPCLLTIRWPELTRQVRLQNLMPVAALIVSVFASVLIGGAGSLAFPLPALIWCAVRYSVPVTCLLTFVTGATEITLIANSIIDIAVTSPLTTPMMFSARLEVATMAICPVMVAVSVAAINSLIRQVSLRADYDFLTRVYSRSGLYEALKHEESHRHPRFLTVMLLDIDYFKSINDNYGHECGDRVLAEFAEQVQTTVGEDGLVARMGGEEFAVVVNSSSAQQGYALAERIRASIEQHPFHWRGQTLFITVSIGLGSGKSESWQLTEVFNRLLTEADDYLYRSKKAGRNRTSGRLDERVQPAGNTTAREQV; this is encoded by the coding sequence ATGTCAGCTTCTCCTTTCTTCAGATTTACTTTCTTTGCTAAGAACAACCCGTTACGTAACGCGGTGTGGATCTTTTTGTTAACCACGCTGTTTTACTTTATCGGTGCGAAGTTACGTCTGATCGAAGCGCTGTCGGTCTTCTGGCCGCTTAATGGCGTGATGGCCGGGATTTTTGCCCGCTATATCTACCTCAACCGGTTGCGCTACTACGCCATCTCATACGTGGCGATGATGGGTTACGATGCCATCACAACCAACTGGGGTATCGCCTCGCTGGTGATCAACCTCTCGAATATGGCGTTTATCGTTACCCTGGCGCTGCTGGTGATCCGCGATAAACGGCTCAATAAAGGTACGCCGGATCCGCTCAACGCCCTGCGCCTGTTTGGCTACTGTCTTGTTGCTGCGCTGTTTTGTGCGTTAATCGGGGCGGCAGGTGCTGTGGGTATTGCCAGTCAGACCTTCTGGCCGTCGGTGGCCGACTGGTTCAGTGAACAGTTCTCTACCGGGGTGCTGATTGTGCCCTGTCTGTTGACCATCCGGTGGCCTGAATTGACTCGTCAGGTTCGCCTGCAAAATTTGATGCCAGTAGCGGCGCTGATCGTCTCGGTCTTCGCCTCTGTATTGATCGGAGGTGCCGGGAGCCTTGCCTTCCCGCTGCCTGCGCTCATCTGGTGTGCAGTACGCTATTCAGTGCCGGTAACCTGTCTGTTGACCTTCGTGACCGGAGCCACAGAGATCACGCTTATCGCCAACTCGATTATTGATATCGCCGTGACGTCGCCCCTTACCACGCCGATGATGTTTTCGGCGCGTCTGGAGGTCGCTACCATGGCGATTTGTCCGGTGATGGTCGCAGTGAGCGTGGCGGCGATCAACTCGCTTATCCGCCAGGTCTCGCTGCGCGCGGACTATGATTTCCTGACCCGTGTTTACTCCCGGTCCGGACTGTACGAAGCGCTCAAACATGAGGAGTCGCACCGGCATCCTCGCTTCCTGACGGTGATGTTGCTGGATATCGATTACTTTAAAAGTATTAACGATAACTATGGTCATGAGTGCGGCGACAGGGTGCTTGCCGAGTTCGCCGAACAGGTGCAAACCACCGTGGGAGAGGATGGCCTGGTGGCGCGAATGGGGGGCGAAGAGTTTGCGGTGGTCGTCAACTCTTCTTCGGCACAGCAGGGCTATGCGCTGGCCGAACGCATCCGGGCCTCTATTGAGCAGCATCCCTTCCACTGGCGTGGGCAGACGCTCTTCATCACGGTCAGCATTGGCCTGGGAAGCGGTAAATCTGAATCCTGGCAACTCACCGAGGTCTTTAACCGCCTGCTGACCGAAGCGGATGATTATCTCTATCGTTCGAAAAAAGCAGGACGAAATCGTACCAGCGGTCGACTGGACGAAAGGGTTCAGCCTGCCGGGAATACCACCGCGCGTGAACAGGTATAA
- a CDS encoding methyl-accepting chemotaxis protein, with protein sequence MNLTQIFRPLVQRLRPRQFGLLAGIFCIIALFSALQISSSVLLTFSLSDAQRNDQRNQLALTQQEKLDEARIALLSASDLLNRAGVYFMQDKETGSEGSWQSLMDEARSALAASGKAWASWQAMQPRQDDALVSSYKLFFGAIQEQAEGLVKTQSIDAFFAVPAQAFQADFNDNYARYQQTSSQLAAEGRQRLTSSLSNLQTLFMLAPLLLVAIAVLVWFGMSRWVITPLRGLIGWINQLAAGDLSGTPPAIKQVNREISQLDDSIHTLQCGLQQLVRQVSDATTAMVENIGSLAEGNRALYHQSTLQARELKEVTAHIATLETHVEGNTGYAKLASSRADEARQVAAGGDRMMATVNASMAAIVERSSEMRGIVAMIDNVAFQTNILALNAAIEAAHAGNQGRGFAVVAREVGLLARKSSHSTQTIQELINRSLQGIDDGSQAVTRLEDNLQQVMSLVGNLCSLLNDISVATLSQGESIHHMTRQLQGLNNVAQQTDLLVNTATEASQRLHDESGLLIQAVSRFRLPA encoded by the coding sequence ATGAACCTAACGCAAATTTTTCGTCCCCTTGTTCAGCGACTCAGGCCACGGCAGTTTGGCCTGCTGGCGGGGATCTTCTGTATTATTGCGCTTTTCTCCGCACTGCAAATCTCCTCCTCCGTGCTGCTTACGTTCTCGCTGAGCGACGCCCAGCGCAACGATCAACGAAATCAACTCGCCCTGACCCAGCAGGAAAAGCTCGACGAGGCGCGTATCGCTCTGCTGTCGGCAAGCGATCTGCTCAACCGTGCCGGGGTCTACTTTATGCAGGACAAAGAGACAGGTTCTGAAGGGAGCTGGCAAAGCCTGATGGACGAGGCACGGAGCGCCCTGGCGGCTTCGGGAAAGGCCTGGGCGAGCTGGCAGGCAATGCAGCCGCGACAGGACGACGCGCTGGTGAGCAGCTATAAACTCTTCTTCGGTGCGATTCAGGAGCAGGCGGAAGGGCTCGTGAAAACGCAGTCCATTGACGCCTTCTTCGCTGTACCGGCCCAGGCATTCCAGGCCGATTTTAACGACAACTATGCGCGCTATCAGCAGACCAGTAGCCAGCTTGCCGCCGAGGGGCGCCAGCGTCTGACCAGTAGCCTGTCGAATCTGCAGACGCTGTTTATGCTGGCTCCGCTACTGCTGGTGGCCATTGCCGTACTGGTCTGGTTTGGCATGTCGCGCTGGGTCATTACACCGCTGCGCGGCCTGATTGGCTGGATCAATCAGCTGGCCGCGGGGGATCTTTCAGGTACGCCGCCTGCGATAAAACAGGTCAACCGGGAGATTTCGCAGCTGGATGACAGCATTCATACCTTGCAATGCGGCCTGCAGCAGCTGGTGAGACAAGTGAGCGACGCCACCACAGCGATGGTAGAGAATATCGGCTCGCTGGCCGAGGGGAACCGGGCGTTATATCACCAGTCCACCCTGCAGGCGCGAGAGCTGAAAGAGGTCACCGCCCATATCGCCACCCTTGAAACTCACGTGGAGGGTAACACCGGCTATGCGAAGCTCGCCAGCTCACGCGCCGACGAGGCCCGCCAGGTGGCGGCAGGCGGGGATCGCATGATGGCTACCGTTAATGCCTCGATGGCGGCCATCGTCGAGCGCTCGTCTGAAATGCGCGGCATCGTAGCAATGATTGATAACGTCGCGTTTCAGACCAATATTCTGGCGCTCAATGCGGCGATTGAGGCGGCTCACGCCGGTAATCAGGGGCGAGGATTTGCCGTAGTGGCGCGGGAAGTCGGGCTGCTGGCCCGCAAGAGCAGCCACTCGACCCAAACCATCCAGGAGCTGATTAATCGCTCCCTGCAGGGGATCGATGACGGTTCGCAGGCGGTGACCCGGCTGGAAGATAACCTGCAGCAGGTCATGAGCCTGGTGGGGAATCTCTGCAGCCTGTTGAATGATATCTCGGTGGCGACCCTGAGCCAGGGAGAGAGCATTCACCATATGACCCGCCAGCTGCAGGGGTTGAACAACGTGGCGCAGCAAACCGATCTCCTGGTGAACACCGCCACCGAAGCGTCTCAACGCCTGCATGATGAGTCGGGCTTGCTGATTCAGGCGGTTTCGCGTTTTCGACTTCCAGCCTGA
- a CDS encoding tagaturonate reductase translates to MNTLNRRDFPGALYPERIIQFGEGNFLRAFIDWQIDQLNEHTDLNAGIAIVRPIKSDFPPSLSTQDGLYTTIIRGLNEQGEAVSDARLIRSVNREISVYDQYDEFLKLAHNPEMRFVFSNTTEAGISYHAGDRFDDAPAVSYPAKLTRLLFERFSHFNGASDKGWVIIPCELIDYNGEALRELVLRYAQEWALPAAFTQWLNEANSFCSTLVDRIVTGYPRDEVAALEKSLGYHDAFLDTAEHFYLFVIQGPKSLAAELRLDQLPLNVLIVDDIKPYKERKVAILNGAHTALVPVAFQAGLDTVGEAMNDAQICAFVEKAIYQEIIPVLDLPRDELESFASAVTGRFRNPYIKHQLLSIALNGMTKYRTRILPQLLAGQQASGKFPARLTFALAALIAFYRGERNGESYPVQDDAHWLTRFQQLWAQHRDKQIATSQLVTAVLSVSEHWEQDLTQVKGLVEQVTLDLDAILHQGMRAAVEPLC, encoded by the coding sequence GTGAACACACTCAACCGTCGTGATTTCCCCGGTGCTCTCTACCCTGAACGTATCATCCAGTTTGGTGAGGGCAACTTCTTGCGCGCGTTTATCGACTGGCAGATTGACCAGCTAAACGAGCACACCGACCTTAATGCCGGCATTGCGATTGTGCGTCCGATTAAAAGTGATTTCCCCCCGTCACTCAGCACTCAGGACGGCCTGTATACCACCATCATTCGCGGCCTGAATGAGCAGGGTGAAGCCGTGAGCGACGCGCGCCTTATCCGCTCTGTTAACCGCGAGATCAGCGTCTACGATCAGTACGATGAATTTCTGAAGCTGGCGCACAACCCGGAGATGCGCTTTGTCTTCTCGAATACCACCGAAGCGGGGATCAGTTACCACGCCGGAGATCGCTTCGACGACGCACCTGCCGTCAGCTACCCGGCCAAACTGACCCGTCTGTTATTTGAGCGTTTCAGCCATTTTAACGGCGCCAGCGATAAAGGCTGGGTGATTATTCCTTGTGAACTGATTGACTATAACGGCGAGGCGCTGCGTGAGCTGGTGCTGCGCTATGCCCAGGAGTGGGCGCTGCCGGCGGCCTTTACTCAATGGCTGAACGAGGCCAACAGCTTCTGTTCCACCCTGGTTGACCGTATCGTCACGGGCTATCCGCGTGACGAAGTGGCGGCGCTCGAGAAATCTCTGGGTTATCACGACGCCTTCCTCGACACCGCCGAACACTTTTACCTGTTTGTGATTCAGGGGCCTAAATCTCTGGCCGCCGAGCTGCGTCTCGACCAGTTGCCGCTTAATGTGCTGATTGTGGATGACATCAAACCCTATAAAGAGCGCAAAGTGGCCATTCTGAACGGGGCGCATACCGCGCTGGTGCCGGTGGCCTTCCAGGCCGGGCTGGATACCGTTGGCGAAGCGATGAATGATGCGCAGATCTGCGCCTTTGTTGAGAAAGCCATCTACCAGGAGATAATCCCGGTGCTGGATCTGCCGCGCGATGAGCTGGAGTCATTCGCCAGCGCGGTGACGGGGCGTTTCCGCAATCCGTACATTAAGCATCAACTGCTGTCGATCGCGCTCAACGGCATGACCAAATACCGCACCCGTATTCTGCCGCAGTTGCTGGCAGGGCAGCAGGCGAGCGGTAAATTCCCGGCGCGCCTGACCTTTGCGCTGGCTGCGCTGATTGCCTTCTACCGTGGTGAACGTAACGGCGAATCCTACCCGGTGCAGGATGATGCCCACTGGCTGACCCGTTTCCAGCAGCTCTGGGCTCAGCATCGTGATAAGCAGATCGCAACCAGCCAACTGGTCACTGCGGTTCTGAGCGTGAGCGAACACTGGGAGCAGGACCTGACGCAGGTGAAAGGTCTGGTCGAGCAGGTGACGCTGGATCTGGATGCGATTTTGCACCAGGGGATGCGTGCGGCGGTGGAGCCGCTGTGCTAA
- the ptrR gene encoding putrescine utilization regulator PtrR, whose product MDLTQLEMFNAVAQTGSITLAAQKVHRVPSNLTTRIKQLEADLGVALFIRENQRLRLSPAGHNFLRYSRQILALVDEARMVVAGDEPQGLFSLGALESTAAVRIPASLAQFNQRYPRIQFALATGPSGTMIDGVLEGTLSAAFVDGPLTHPELEGMPVYREEMMLVVPAGHAKVARATEVSGQDVYAFRANCSYRRHLESWFHADRATPGRIHEMESYHGMLACVIAGAGIALMPRSMLESMPGHHQVEAWPLAENWRCLTTWLVWRRGAMTRQLEAFIALLNEHQPPAPSP is encoded by the coding sequence ATGGATTTAACGCAGCTGGAAATGTTTAACGCCGTAGCACAGACGGGGAGCATCACCCTGGCGGCGCAGAAGGTGCACCGCGTCCCTTCTAACCTCACCACCCGTATTAAACAGCTGGAGGCCGACCTGGGCGTGGCGCTCTTTATCCGTGAAAACCAGCGCCTGCGGCTTTCTCCTGCCGGGCATAATTTTTTACGTTACAGCAGGCAGATCCTCGCCCTGGTGGATGAGGCGCGGATGGTGGTGGCCGGCGATGAACCTCAGGGACTTTTCTCTCTGGGGGCGCTGGAGAGTACCGCTGCGGTGCGCATTCCCGCCTCGCTGGCGCAATTCAACCAGCGCTATCCGCGCATACAATTCGCTCTGGCGACCGGTCCCTCCGGCACCATGATCGACGGCGTACTGGAGGGGACCCTCAGCGCGGCCTTCGTTGACGGGCCATTAACGCATCCGGAGCTGGAAGGGATGCCGGTCTACCGGGAAGAGATGATGCTGGTGGTGCCGGCGGGTCATGCGAAGGTGGCGCGCGCCACCGAGGTGAGCGGTCAGGACGTTTACGCGTTTCGCGCAAACTGCTCTTATCGCCGCCATTTAGAAAGCTGGTTCCATGCCGACCGGGCCACGCCCGGTCGGATTCACGAGATGGAGTCTTATCACGGCATGCTGGCCTGCGTGATTGCCGGGGCGGGTATTGCCCTGATGCCGCGCTCGATGCTGGAAAGTATGCCCGGACATCATCAGGTCGAGGCCTGGCCGTTGGCCGAAAACTGGCGCTGTCTCACCACCTGGCTGGTATGGCGCCGGGGAGCAATGACCCGGCAACTGGAGGCTTTTATAGCGCTGCTAAACGAACATCAGCCACCAGCGCCTTCTCCATAA
- a CDS encoding DUF4186 domain-containing protein — protein sequence MTDFTPLFTRLARSPFRSRFRLGVKERQYCWDKGAETIDQHAADFIAKRLAPARPAKDGKQTPMRGHPVFIAQHATATCCRGCLAKWHNIPEGVALTAAQQHYVVQVIHFWLVQEMNAKR from the coding sequence ATGACTGATTTCACTCCGCTGTTTACCCGGCTGGCACGTTCGCCGTTTCGTTCCCGTTTTCGTCTGGGAGTGAAAGAGCGACAGTACTGCTGGGATAAAGGGGCAGAGACCATCGATCAGCACGCGGCCGATTTTATTGCCAAACGGTTAGCCCCGGCGCGCCCGGCGAAGGATGGCAAACAGACGCCGATGCGTGGACACCCTGTGTTTATTGCACAGCATGCTACCGCGACCTGCTGTCGGGGCTGTCTTGCCAAATGGCATAATATTCCGGAAGGGGTTGCACTGACCGCCGCGCAGCAGCACTATGTTGTGCAAGTCATTCATTTCTGGCTGGTGCAGGAAATGAACGCAAAACGTTGA
- a CDS encoding sensor domain-containing diguanylate cyclase, translated as MYLMRILGTFLCFIPICSVLLEQHRSGWLIGLLALNAFVWPTLAWMRSRHSATPLKTEHQNLILDAGAGGFWIAMMAANPLPSVTIATILLADRLSAGGVPLMKKALGLMVAVFLATWLTQGMALVAEVSQRTMYATLPLIAVYSLALSVLTDSIAIRLRLKSRELERIAMMDPLLDIANRRLLETRIEHELNKLRKSCHESALMFIDIDNFKEVNDRFGHKVGDMFLVTVSQILHVATRTTDTPARLGGDEFVILLPDTSLEEARSVATRIMDAAAIIDEVAEEPVLCTVSIGIASATREMESVTDWLQAADTALYQAKREGKNRIFAH; from the coding sequence ATGTACTTGATGCGGATCCTTGGCACCTTTCTTTGCTTTATCCCTATCTGCTCCGTCTTGTTAGAGCAACACCGCTCCGGCTGGCTAATTGGCCTGCTGGCGCTGAATGCCTTTGTCTGGCCAACTCTCGCCTGGATGCGCTCACGTCACTCCGCAACGCCGCTTAAAACCGAGCATCAGAACCTGATACTCGATGCAGGGGCCGGCGGTTTCTGGATTGCGATGATGGCCGCCAATCCGCTTCCTTCGGTGACCATTGCCACCATCCTGCTGGCGGATCGCCTGTCAGCAGGCGGTGTACCCTTAATGAAAAAGGCGCTGGGGCTGATGGTGGCCGTATTTCTGGCGACGTGGTTGACCCAGGGTATGGCACTGGTTGCTGAGGTGTCTCAACGTACCATGTACGCCACGTTGCCGCTGATTGCCGTCTATTCCCTGGCGCTGAGCGTGCTGACCGACAGCATTGCCATTCGCCTGCGCCTGAAATCCCGTGAGCTGGAACGCATCGCGATGATGGATCCGCTGCTGGATATCGCTAACCGCCGTCTACTGGAAACACGCATCGAGCATGAACTGAATAAACTGCGTAAAAGCTGTCATGAATCGGCGCTGATGTTTATCGACATCGATAACTTCAAAGAGGTGAATGACCGTTTTGGCCACAAAGTAGGGGATATGTTTTTGGTGACAGTGTCACAAATATTGCATGTTGCCACCCGTACAACCGACACTCCTGCGCGGCTGGGTGGGGATGAGTTCGTCATTTTACTCCCTGACACCTCCCTGGAAGAGGCCCGGAGCGTGGCTACCCGTATTATGGATGCCGCTGCTATCATTGATGAAGTTGCCGAAGAGCCGGTGCTGTGTACCGTAAGTATTGGTATTGCCAGCGCAACGAGAGAGATGGAGAGTGTCACCGACTGGTTACAGGCTGCAGACACCGCTCTCTATCAGGCGAAACGGGAAGGTAAAAACCGCATTTTTGCCCATTGA
- a CDS encoding GNAT family N-acetyltransferase, producing MTTSLAISSLSREQILTHLSALADILHNCVQGGASVSFMLPFTHDQACDFWRGVADSVGRGERVVLVASRADGALIGTVQLITDQPPNQPHRADVAKLLVHEKARRLGAGLQLMQALEQHARSHNKNVLVLDTATGSGAETFYTRAGWQKVGEIPRYALMPDGEMTATSVFYKFL from the coding sequence ATGACCACATCACTCGCTATTTCATCTCTCTCGCGTGAACAGATCCTTACCCACCTTTCCGCTTTAGCCGACATTCTGCACAACTGTGTACAGGGTGGCGCATCGGTAAGCTTTATGTTGCCGTTTACCCATGATCAGGCCTGTGATTTTTGGCGCGGTGTTGCCGATAGCGTGGGGCGTGGCGAACGCGTTGTGCTGGTCGCATCCCGCGCCGATGGCGCACTGATCGGTACGGTGCAGCTCATTACCGACCAGCCGCCAAACCAACCCCATCGCGCGGATGTCGCCAAGTTGCTGGTTCACGAAAAGGCGCGTCGTCTCGGGGCCGGTCTACAGCTGATGCAGGCGCTCGAGCAGCACGCCCGTTCCCATAATAAAAACGTGCTGGTGCTGGATACCGCCACCGGCAGCGGAGCGGAAACCTTCTACACCCGTGCGGGCTGGCAAAAAGTGGGTGAGATCCCGCGCTATGCGCTCATGCCTGATGGTGAAATGACGGCTACCTCGGTGTTCTACAAATTTTTATAG